Proteins encoded in a region of the Candidatus Zixiibacteriota bacterium genome:
- a CDS encoding YebC/PmpR family DNA-binding transcriptional regulator, protein MSGHSKWSTIKRKKGKTDAARGRMFTRLIREITVSAREGGGDQDSNPRLRTAVAAAKAANMPADNIKKAVQRGTGELPGVTYEEILYEAYGPAGVAILMRTLTDNRNRTVGELRHLLSRFGGNIGETGSVNWVFQRLGQFEIDAKSAPEDTVLEIAMESGATDMSSDGDTFTIISPMAEFDSVRTALERKGIRPTSAELTMVPQSYIRLEGRDAQTMLKLMDAIEDHEDVQNVYANFDIDDELIEEFSAQN, encoded by the coding sequence ATGTCCGGACATTCCAAATGGTCGACCATCAAGCGCAAGAAAGGCAAGACCGATGCCGCGCGCGGACGGATGTTCACCCGTCTGATCCGCGAAATCACGGTGTCCGCCCGCGAAGGGGGCGGCGATCAGGACTCCAATCCCCGTTTACGCACCGCCGTCGCAGCCGCCAAGGCGGCCAACATGCCCGCCGACAACATCAAGAAAGCAGTTCAGCGAGGCACCGGCGAACTGCCGGGGGTCACCTACGAAGAAATCCTCTATGAGGCCTATGGTCCCGCCGGAGTGGCGATTCTGATGCGCACACTGACCGACAATCGCAACCGCACCGTCGGTGAATTGCGCCATCTGCTGAGCCGTTTCGGCGGCAATATCGGCGAGACCGGAAGCGTCAATTGGGTTTTCCAACGCCTCGGCCAGTTCGAGATCGATGCGAAGTCGGCCCCGGAGGATACGGTGCTCGAGATCGCGATGGAGTCGGGGGCGACCGACATGAGCAGCGACGGTGACACCTTTACGATTATTTCACCGATGGCCGAATTCGATTCGGTCAGGACGGCGCTGGAACGTAAGGGGATCCGGCCCACCAGCGCGGAGTTGACCATGGTGCCGCAGTCCTATATTCGACTCGAAGGGCGCGACGCCCAGACCATGTTGAAGTTGATGGATGCGATCGAAGACCACGAGGATGTGCAGAACGTCTACGCCAACTTCGATATTGACGATGAGTTGATCGAAGAATTCAGCGCACAAAATTGA
- the fabD gene encoding ACP S-malonyltransferase: protein MKTALLFPGQASQYVGMGADLYAEYPPAREMYGRANEILGVDIAALSFHGPSDALVRTANTQPAIFLHSCVMHRLAADAGLVFDFAAGHSLGEYSALVASGVLTFHDGLVAVRERARFMQNACEAHPGTMAAVLGLDFATVDDVCKRAMTVGTVVAANYNGERQIVISGDLPGVEAASALASEAGAKRVIRLAVGGAFHSPLMEPSPRMLAPVLERLQFAPAMRPVVLNVSAEPTTDPAAIKPALIQQLTAPVLWYPTLRALSSAGVTRIIEIGPKTVLLGLAKPLFREAELLSLDTVVDLKSFAENHETVPARGD from the coding sequence ATGAAGACAGCGCTACTGTTTCCCGGTCAGGCATCCCAGTACGTGGGTATGGGCGCCGACTTGTATGCGGAGTATCCGCCGGCACGCGAAATGTATGGCCGTGCCAATGAAATCCTCGGTGTCGACATCGCCGCACTCTCCTTTCACGGTCCATCGGATGCGCTCGTCCGGACGGCGAACACGCAGCCGGCCATCTTCCTGCACTCTTGCGTCATGCACCGTCTCGCCGCCGATGCCGGACTGGTTTTTGACTTCGCTGCCGGACACTCACTGGGCGAGTACTCGGCTTTGGTGGCGTCCGGCGTGTTGACGTTTCACGATGGTCTCGTGGCGGTCCGCGAACGGGCGCGATTCATGCAGAACGCTTGCGAAGCCCACCCCGGCACGATGGCCGCTGTCCTGGGGCTGGACTTCGCCACCGTCGACGACGTCTGCAAGCGCGCCATGACCGTCGGCACCGTCGTCGCCGCGAACTACAACGGTGAACGCCAGATCGTGATCTCCGGCGACCTCCCCGGTGTCGAGGCGGCATCAGCACTGGCCTCGGAAGCAGGCGCCAAACGGGTCATCCGACTGGCCGTCGGTGGCGCGTTTCATTCGCCGCTCATGGAACCGTCGCCCCGAATGCTGGCGCCGGTGCTCGAGCGATTGCAGTTCGCCCCCGCGATGCGTCCGGTCGTCCTCAATGTTTCCGCCGAACCGACGACCGATCCGGCCGCCATCAAACCCGCGCTGATCCAACAATTGACCGCCCCCGTGCTCTGGTATCCGACCTTGCGGGCACTCTCGTCGGCGGGTGTAACCCGCATCATTGAAATCGGCCCCAAGACCGTCTTGCTGGGACTGGCCAAGCCGCTCTTCCGCGAAGCGGAACTGCTCTCGCTGGACACCGTCGTCGATCTGAAATCATTTGCGGAGAACCACGAAACCGTCCCTGCCCGTGGCGATTGA
- the fabF gene encoding beta-ketoacyl-ACP synthase II — MSTNGYHRNDRPRHRVVVTGMGALTPIGLSVDEFWSGLLEGRSGAALIDSFDTSQFSTRIACVVRGFDPASAAERKEARRLDRAELFALAATAEAIKSAGVDFDTLDRERCGVVIGSGIGGIDTFEKQHSTLLNQGPGRVSPFFIPMMIIDMCAGIVSLRHGLKGPNYATVSACASSAHAIADAARIIERGDADLMITGGAEATITAGALAGFCSARAMSTRNDEPKRASRPFDVNRDGFVMGEGAGIIVLESLEHATARHARVLGEILGTGMSADAYHITAPAPHGEGAVRAMRAALKDAEIEPEDVDYINTHGTSTDLGDICETEAIRSVFGGHADKLAANSTKSMIGHLLGAAAGVELITCLKTIGTGTVHGTLNLEDPDPKCDLNYVPLVSIKRTVKTAISNSFGFGGHNITLVVGAPPGNGSTGATS, encoded by the coding sequence ATGAGCACCAACGGCTACCATCGCAATGACCGTCCGCGCCACCGTGTCGTGGTGACCGGTATGGGTGCGCTCACGCCGATTGGTCTGTCGGTCGACGAGTTCTGGAGTGGTTTGCTGGAGGGGCGCTCCGGCGCGGCGCTGATCGACTCCTTCGACACCTCGCAGTTCTCCACGCGCATCGCCTGCGTGGTCAGGGGTTTCGACCCGGCCAGTGCCGCCGAACGCAAGGAGGCCCGTCGGCTGGATCGAGCCGAACTCTTCGCCCTGGCCGCCACGGCCGAGGCGATCAAAAGCGCCGGAGTCGATTTCGACACGCTGGATCGCGAACGCTGCGGCGTCGTGATCGGCTCGGGCATCGGCGGCATCGATACGTTCGAAAAACAACATTCGACGCTGCTGAATCAGGGTCCCGGACGCGTGTCGCCGTTCTTCATCCCCATGATGATCATCGATATGTGTGCCGGAATCGTGTCGCTGCGACACGGATTGAAGGGACCCAATTACGCCACCGTCTCCGCCTGCGCATCCTCGGCACATGCTATCGCCGACGCCGCCCGCATTATTGAACGCGGCGACGCCGACTTGATGATTACCGGCGGCGCCGAGGCCACCATCACCGCCGGTGCGCTCGCCGGATTCTGCTCGGCGCGCGCGATGTCGACGCGCAACGACGAACCCAAACGCGCCTCCCGTCCCTTCGATGTCAACCGTGACGGGTTTGTCATGGGCGAAGGCGCCGGCATCATCGTGCTCGAATCACTGGAACATGCCACCGCGCGGCACGCCAGGGTCTTAGGTGAGATTCTCGGCACCGGGATGTCGGCCGACGCCTATCATATCACCGCCCCGGCGCCGCACGGGGAAGGCGCGGTCCGGGCCATGCGCGCCGCGTTGAAGGACGCGGAAATCGAACCCGAAGACGTCGACTACATCAACACGCACGGCACATCGACCGATCTGGGGGATATCTGTGAGACCGAAGCGATCCGTTCCGTGTTTGGCGGCCACGCCGACAAACTGGCCGCAAACTCCACGAAATCCATGATCGGGCATTTGCTCGGGGCCGCCGCCGGCGTCGAATTGATCACCTGCCTCAAGACGATTGGAACCGGCACCGTTCACGGCACACTCAATCTCGAAGATCCCGATCCGAAATGCGACTTGAACTATGTGCCGCTGGTCTCGATCAAGCGGACCGTCAAGACGGCGATTTCCAATTCTTTTGGTTTCGGCGGGCACAACATCACACTTGTCGTCGGTGCGCCGCCGGGCAACGGCAGCACAGGAGCAACGTCGTAA
- the rnc gene encoding ribonuclease III, producing MGFLSRLFKSRRTGDQPTISAATLLGYQFRSRLLLEEALTHRSYANSAGTPTTYERLEFLGDSILGLVVAEHLYRTHPDKTEGELTKLKASLVNLKTLTAVARREGIAPHIQLSPEEDRAGGRRRGSILSDVLEAVLGAIYLDGGLPAAQGVIERILIGELTNTHQEFLEVNYKGELLEYLQGRGEGMPRYEVSDESGPDHQKTFTVVVHRNGQAIGRGIGTNKKEAEQGAAREALRSLGILTEILEGARKRRIPSGPGHARAGTI from the coding sequence ATGGGATTTTTATCACGACTCTTCAAGTCTCGCCGTACTGGCGACCAACCGACGATTTCGGCCGCGACGCTGCTGGGTTACCAGTTTCGCAGCCGTCTCCTCCTCGAAGAGGCGCTGACGCATCGTTCCTATGCGAATTCCGCCGGTACGCCGACAACGTACGAGCGCCTCGAGTTCCTCGGCGATTCGATCCTCGGACTGGTCGTGGCCGAACACCTCTATCGAACCCATCCCGACAAGACGGAAGGGGAACTCACCAAGCTGAAAGCGTCACTGGTCAACCTCAAGACACTGACCGCGGTGGCGCGACGCGAAGGGATTGCTCCCCACATCCAGCTCTCTCCCGAAGAAGACCGCGCCGGCGGTCGGCGTCGCGGCTCGATCCTCTCCGATGTCCTCGAGGCCGTGCTCGGGGCGATCTACCTCGATGGCGGGTTGCCCGCAGCGCAGGGGGTCATCGAACGCATCCTCATCGGCGAATTGACCAACACCCACCAGGAGTTTCTCGAAGTTAATTACAAGGGGGAACTGCTGGAGTATCTCCAGGGACGTGGCGAGGGCATGCCGCGTTACGAAGTCTCCGATGAGTCCGGTCCCGACCACCAGAAAACATTCACCGTCGTCGTGCACCGCAACGGGCAGGCGATCGGACGCGGTATCGGCACCAACAAGAAGGAAGCGGAGCAAGGTGCCGCGCGTGAAGCGCTGCGCTCACTGGGCATCCTCACGGAGATTCTCGAAGGCGCAAGAAAGCGCCGCATTCCGTCTGGTCCCGGCCATGCCCGCGCCGGCACGATTTAA
- the fusA gene encoding elongation factor G, whose product MKEITSEDIRNIALVGHGGTGKTSLTEAILFCAGALNRMGSTDAGNTTSDYTEEEIARKMSLAVSLTHCDWKGRHISVLDAPGYSDFIGETICSLRAADTAVCLLNATGGVEVGAEHTLQLLDEGDRPRLFYVNKMDKEHADFAAAVEALRERYSTKAVPVQWPIGQATEFKGIVDLVTMKGYAADGKPSPVEMPIPDAVRPQAEEARGQMVEAAAESDDALLEKFFESGALSDEELVTGLRKAVADGKVFPILCGAAATAAGVPLFMSFVDQFAPSPADRPPVEGTNPADDQAATRPPRSVAPFSALVFKTVSEPHVGELSMVRVFSGRLAHGDEVINTTRDQTERIGQVYLLNGKERSEVGTLVAGQIGAVVKLKTTHTGDTLSDKKYTIKLPPLVLPRPVIEMGVKASAKGDEDKMGNGLSRLHEEDPTFFHRVDSELRQTIIYGQGEMHFDVITNKLKKRFGVEVNLEKPRIPYRETITGKTEIEFKYKKQTGGRGQYGHVFLRIEPRGRGEGYEFADEIKGGVIPSKFVPSVEKGVVEAMHEGGLSGHPVVDTRVAVFYGSYHTVDSSDMAFKTAGLMAFKEGFLKCHPVMLEPIYNVEIMVPDDFTGDVMGDMSSRRGKIMGMDPMGKWQKIRAQTPQAELYKYATKLRSLTQGLGTYSSEFSHYELVPREFAEQVIEEAKAAKKAAEA is encoded by the coding sequence GTGAAGGAGATTACATCCGAGGATATCCGCAACATCGCGCTCGTCGGCCACGGCGGGACCGGCAAAACATCGCTGACCGAGGCCATCCTCTTCTGTGCCGGGGCGCTCAATCGCATGGGATCGACCGATGCGGGCAACACGACCAGCGACTACACCGAAGAAGAGATCGCGCGGAAAATGTCGTTGGCGGTCTCACTGACACACTGTGATTGGAAGGGTCGTCACATCTCCGTCCTCGATGCTCCCGGTTACAGCGATTTCATCGGCGAGACGATTTGCTCACTGCGCGCGGCGGACACTGCGGTCTGCCTCCTGAATGCCACCGGCGGCGTCGAGGTCGGGGCCGAGCACACGCTGCAATTGCTCGACGAAGGCGATCGTCCGCGATTGTTCTATGTCAACAAGATGGACAAAGAACACGCCGACTTCGCCGCCGCCGTTGAAGCGCTGCGCGAACGCTACTCGACGAAGGCCGTTCCGGTGCAGTGGCCCATCGGCCAGGCGACCGAGTTCAAGGGCATCGTCGACTTGGTCACCATGAAGGGATACGCGGCCGACGGAAAGCCATCCCCGGTGGAGATGCCGATCCCCGATGCAGTTCGTCCCCAGGCCGAAGAGGCGCGTGGCCAAATGGTCGAAGCCGCGGCCGAATCCGATGATGCGCTGCTGGAGAAATTCTTCGAGTCGGGCGCATTAAGCGATGAGGAACTGGTCACCGGACTGCGCAAGGCCGTGGCCGATGGGAAAGTCTTTCCGATCCTCTGCGGCGCCGCCGCCACCGCCGCGGGCGTGCCGCTCTTCATGTCGTTTGTCGATCAGTTTGCACCGTCCCCCGCCGACCGTCCCCCGGTCGAGGGGACCAACCCGGCCGATGATCAGGCCGCGACCCGCCCGCCACGATCCGTCGCGCCGTTTTCGGCACTCGTGTTTAAGACCGTCTCCGAACCGCATGTCGGAGAACTGTCGATGGTGCGCGTGTTCTCCGGGCGGCTCGCCCACGGCGACGAAGTCATCAACACAACCCGCGATCAGACCGAACGCATCGGCCAGGTGTATCTGCTCAACGGCAAGGAGCGCAGCGAGGTCGGGACGCTCGTGGCCGGACAAATCGGCGCGGTCGTCAAGCTGAAAACCACGCACACCGGCGATACGCTCTCCGACAAGAAATATACCATCAAGCTCCCGCCGCTGGTGTTGCCCAGACCCGTTATCGAGATGGGCGTCAAGGCGAGCGCCAAAGGCGATGAAGACAAGATGGGCAACGGTCTGTCCCGGTTGCACGAGGAGGACCCCACGTTCTTCCACCGTGTCGATTCCGAACTGCGGCAGACGATCATCTACGGTCAGGGGGAGATGCACTTCGACGTCATCACCAACAAGCTGAAAAAGCGCTTCGGTGTCGAAGTCAACCTTGAGAAGCCGCGCATCCCGTATCGCGAGACCATCACCGGGAAGACCGAGATTGAGTTCAAATACAAAAAGCAAACCGGCGGACGCGGCCAGTATGGCCACGTGTTTCTGCGGATCGAGCCCCGTGGGCGCGGCGAGGGATATGAGTTCGCCGACGAAATCAAAGGCGGCGTCATTCCGTCGAAGTTCGTCCCGTCGGTCGAAAAAGGCGTCGTCGAAGCGATGCACGAAGGAGGGCTCTCCGGCCATCCGGTCGTCGATACGCGGGTCGCGGTTTTTTATGGATCGTACCACACTGTCGATTCCTCCGACATGGCATTCAAGACCGCCGGCCTGATGGCATTCAAAGAGGGTTTTTTGAAATGCCACCCGGTGATGCTCGAACCGATTTACAATGTTGAGATCATGGTCCCGGATGACTTCACCGGGGATGTGATGGGCGACATGTCGAGCCGTCGCGGCAAAATCATGGGCATGGACCCGATGGGGAAGTGGCAGAAGATTCGCGCGCAGACGCCGCAGGCCGAGTTGTACAAATATGCCACCAAGCTGCGGTCATTGACTCAGGGGCTGGGGACTTATTCCAGCGAGTTTTCCCACTACGAACTGGTGCCGCGCGAGTTCGCCGAACAGGTGATCGAAGAAGCCAAAGCCGCCAAGAAAGCCGCCGAGGCATAG
- a CDS encoding electron transfer flavoprotein subunit beta/FixA family protein, translating to MNIVVCIKQVPEIALVKVTATEGVILPAGKGTMNPFDEYAVEESIRLREKHGGTVTALSCGGDDAVSGLRDAIALGADRAVLLADAAFAGSDGVAIGRILAAAIVKLGAVDVCLFGKNAVDTDRSVVPGATAGALGWPQVLFVKQIAAIADRRAELLRTTEDGFDRVSVTLPAVISVVKEINEPRLPSLKGKIKAKSAPVDRWSASDLGIDVSHIGTGSATRVRTVTPPAERTGCEMLTGDAQTVARSLYQKLREQKVI from the coding sequence ATGAATATCGTCGTCTGCATCAAACAGGTCCCGGAAATCGCCCTGGTCAAAGTGACGGCGACTGAGGGCGTCATCCTGCCGGCGGGAAAGGGGACCATGAATCCCTTCGATGAGTACGCGGTCGAGGAAAGCATCCGGCTCAGGGAGAAACACGGCGGCACCGTCACGGCGCTGAGCTGCGGTGGCGACGACGCCGTCTCCGGCCTGCGCGATGCCATCGCGCTGGGCGCCGACCGCGCGGTGCTGTTGGCCGATGCTGCCTTCGCCGGTTCTGACGGCGTGGCCATCGGGCGGATTCTCGCGGCCGCAATCGTTAAGCTCGGCGCGGTCGATGTCTGTCTGTTCGGCAAAAACGCCGTCGATACCGACCGGTCCGTCGTGCCGGGGGCCACCGCCGGAGCGCTGGGATGGCCGCAGGTCTTGTTCGTCAAACAGATCGCGGCGATCGCCGACCGCCGGGCCGAACTCCTGCGCACGACCGAGGACGGATTCGACCGTGTCTCCGTCACGCTTCCCGCGGTGATCAGCGTCGTGAAAGAAATCAACGAGCCCCGGCTGCCCTCGTTGAAGGGCAAGATCAAAGCCAAGAGCGCGCCGGTGGATCGCTGGAGCGCATCCGACTTGGGGATCGACGTGTCCCATATCGGAACGGGCTCGGCGACGCGCGTGCGCACGGTGACTCCGCCCGCCGAACGCACCGGCTGTGAAATGCTCACCGGCGATGCGCAGACGGTGGCCCGGTCGTTGTATCAAAAACTGCGAGAGCAGAAAGTCATTTGA
- the ruvC gene encoding crossover junction endodeoxyribonuclease RuvC has product MKVFGIDPGLSTTGWAVIHQADDGVSLDASGAIRTDSSLPLPIRLLCLFEELQDALTRHRPQVVAIEEVFVARDARAALALGQARGAALLAASMNGHEVHSYSALEVKQSITGNGRASKEQVGYMVSRLLNLASAPKPADCADAAAIALCHLNRASIPDVLRASERPRVGGAR; this is encoded by the coding sequence ATGAAAGTATTTGGCATCGATCCCGGACTGAGCACGACCGGCTGGGCCGTGATTCATCAGGCCGACGACGGCGTTAGTCTCGACGCGTCAGGAGCAATCCGGACCGATTCGTCCCTGCCGCTGCCGATTCGCCTGCTGTGTTTGTTTGAAGAGTTGCAGGATGCGCTGACGCGGCATAGGCCGCAGGTCGTGGCCATCGAAGAAGTGTTCGTCGCGCGCGATGCGCGCGCCGCACTGGCCTTGGGTCAGGCCAGAGGCGCGGCGCTGTTGGCGGCGTCGATGAACGGCCACGAAGTGCACTCGTACTCTGCCTTGGAGGTCAAGCAATCGATTACCGGCAACGGCCGCGCATCCAAAGAACAGGTGGGGTACATGGTATCGCGCCTTCTCAATCTCGCGTCGGCGCCGAAGCCCGCCGACTGCGCCGATGCCGCGGCGATCGCGCTGTGCCACTTAAATCGCGCCTCCATACCGGATGTGCTGCGCGCGTCCGAACGTCCTCGCGTGGGGGGGGCGCGATGA
- the acpP gene encoding acyl carrier protein, which translates to MASVEERVKKIIVEQLGVNAEQVTSGASFVDDLGADSLDTVELVMALEEEFGLEIPDEEAQKLATVQSAIDYINEKGEGGADD; encoded by the coding sequence ATGGCGTCCGTCGAAGAGCGGGTCAAAAAGATCATCGTCGAGCAGTTGGGAGTCAATGCGGAGCAGGTCACCAGTGGCGCGTCGTTCGTGGATGATCTCGGAGCGGATTCGCTCGACACGGTCGAGCTTGTCATGGCCTTGGAAGAGGAGTTTGGTCTGGAGATTCCCGACGAAGAGGCACAGAAGCTCGCCACCGTGCAGTCTGCCATCGACTACATCAACGAGAAGGGCGAGGGCGGAGCCGACGACTAA
- the fabG gene encoding 3-oxoacyl-[acyl-carrier-protein] reductase, whose protein sequence is MSETVRSRVALITGGSRGIGAAIAARLAADGHKIAISGRDQSALTRRAEDVRSLGVEVLPVVGDLLDADAANRLIDQIEERWSAPEILINNAGITRDGLFIRMSDDDFDTVIRTNLTAAFALSRRCARSMMKARWGRIINITSVVAQMGNPGQANYVAAKAGLIGLTKSMALELATRGVTVNAVAPGFIQTEMTAALSEELAARYLSRIPLGRFGSPADVAGLVAFLSGPEAAYITGQTFRVDGGLLLAS, encoded by the coding sequence ATGAGCGAGACGGTACGGTCGCGCGTGGCGCTGATCACCGGCGGTTCGCGCGGAATCGGCGCGGCCATCGCCGCCCGCCTGGCGGCCGACGGCCACAAAATCGCCATCAGTGGACGCGATCAAAGCGCGCTGACGCGCCGCGCTGAAGACGTGCGCTCGCTGGGCGTCGAGGTGCTGCCGGTGGTCGGCGATTTGCTCGATGCCGATGCCGCGAACCGTCTCATCGACCAAATCGAAGAGCGGTGGAGTGCGCCGGAGATTCTCATCAACAACGCGGGCATCACGCGCGATGGCCTCTTCATTCGGATGAGCGACGATGATTTCGACACTGTCATTCGCACCAATCTGACCGCGGCCTTCGCGCTCTCCCGGCGCTGCGCGCGCAGCATGATGAAGGCGCGCTGGGGACGGATCATCAATATCACGTCCGTCGTCGCCCAGATGGGAAATCCCGGACAGGCAAACTACGTGGCCGCCAAGGCGGGACTGATCGGTTTGACCAAGAGCATGGCGTTGGAGCTGGCCACGCGCGGTGTCACGGTCAATGCTGTCGCTCCCGGGTTCATTCAGACCGAGATGACCGCTGCGCTGTCCGAGGAACTCGCGGCGCGCTACTTGTCACGCATACCGTTGGGCCGTTTCGGTTCGCCCGCTGATGTCGCGGGGCTGGTGGCGTTTCTGTCCGGCCCGGAGGCCGCGTACATTACCGGACAGACCTTTCGCGTCGATGGGGGATTGCTGCTGGCATCCTGA
- a CDS encoding beta-ketoacyl-ACP synthase III, whose protein sequence is MANAIIRGTGRYTPEKVLTNADLEKMVDTSDEWIVERTGIRERRVLNGSGDFGCSDMAVAASRNAIEDAGLTPRDVDAIILGTVTPDFVVPSTATVVQYKLGCRRAAVMDIVAACAGFLYGLSIARAFIVSNTYKNVLVIGVEHLTSITNYKDRNTCVLFGDGAGAAIVAPSTASESGRGILATYLSGDGQYRDLLNVELGGSRAPLTAQTLDSPGRFIYMDGRSIFKLAVREMADAAERVLESAGVKPADVDMLIPHQANIRIVEAVCKKLGFPMERVYQNIERYGNTSAASVPIALDEARRGGIVADGSLILSVAFGGGLVWGAALYRL, encoded by the coding sequence TTGGCCAACGCCATCATTCGTGGAACCGGCCGTTACACTCCGGAAAAGGTGCTCACCAACGCCGACCTGGAGAAGATGGTCGATACTTCGGATGAATGGATCGTCGAACGCACCGGCATCCGCGAACGGCGCGTACTCAACGGCTCCGGCGACTTCGGTTGCTCGGACATGGCGGTCGCCGCCTCGCGCAACGCCATCGAAGACGCCGGACTCACGCCGCGCGACGTCGACGCCATCATTCTCGGCACCGTCACGCCCGACTTTGTCGTCCCATCGACAGCGACCGTCGTACAGTACAAGCTGGGCTGCCGCCGCGCTGCCGTCATGGACATTGTGGCGGCCTGCGCCGGATTCCTCTATGGGCTCTCGATTGCCAGAGCATTCATCGTCTCGAACACCTACAAAAACGTGCTCGTGATCGGCGTGGAACACCTGACCAGCATCACCAACTACAAAGACCGCAACACCTGTGTCTTGTTTGGCGATGGGGCGGGCGCGGCGATCGTGGCGCCGTCGACAGCGAGTGAAAGCGGACGCGGTATCCTCGCCACGTATCTGTCCGGCGACGGCCAGTACCGGGACCTGCTGAATGTCGAATTGGGCGGCTCACGCGCGCCGCTGACCGCTCAGACACTCGATTCGCCCGGACGCTTTATCTACATGGATGGCCGCAGCATCTTCAAGCTGGCGGTGCGTGAAATGGCTGATGCCGCCGAGCGCGTCCTGGAGAGCGCCGGTGTCAAACCCGCCGACGTCGACATGCTGATCCCTCACCAGGCCAATATTCGCATCGTCGAGGCGGTCTGCAAAAAGCTCGGTTTCCCCATGGAACGCGTGTATCAAAACATCGAACGTTACGGCAACACCTCGGCGGCCTCTGTCCCGATCGCATTGGACGAAGCGCGGCGCGGCGGCATCGTCGCCGACGGTTCGCTGATTCTCTCCGTGGCGTTCGGCGGCGGGCTGGTCTGGGGCGCCGCGCTCTATCGCCTGTGA
- a CDS encoding outer membrane beta-barrel protein, whose protein sequence is MLFIVLTVAAVLAPLSQAYSQDYATPKWLLSVSGGLAFPTGRFAETNPDADPPKAGHDNGYDASAAIGMFLSPAVAVGISGDYSRFDIDFEGLPVNPDDRGHTSTVSGHVWIKYQLSGGFARWQPYAKIGLGAGRPTGQVDYDVPVAFSVNDSTVLATKLESVVKTSFSFLAALGVLIPITNQVGISIEPAYRTVSTKGAGRTDKIHTVDGDVFETEIGTDSGGGTVRLKAKSNTDWWEIRGGIVIMI, encoded by the coding sequence TTGTTATTCATCGTCCTGACCGTTGCGGCTGTCCTCGCGCCGTTGTCACAGGCGTACTCTCAGGACTACGCGACTCCGAAGTGGCTCCTCTCCGTTTCCGGCGGTCTGGCATTCCCAACCGGGCGATTTGCCGAAACCAACCCCGATGCCGATCCGCCCAAGGCCGGTCACGACAACGGCTATGATGCCTCAGCCGCTATCGGCATGTTCCTCTCACCCGCCGTGGCTGTCGGCATTTCCGGCGACTACAGCCGATTTGACATCGATTTCGAGGGTCTTCCCGTCAATCCCGACGATCGGGGACACACATCGACCGTGTCGGGGCATGTCTGGATCAAATACCAGTTGAGTGGCGGCTTTGCGCGCTGGCAGCCATATGCCAAAATCGGGCTCGGCGCCGGGCGTCCCACCGGCCAGGTCGACTATGACGTACCGGTTGCATTTTCCGTCAACGACTCGACCGTTCTGGCGACCAAACTGGAGAGCGTCGTGAAGACGTCATTCTCGTTCCTGGCGGCATTAGGCGTGCTGATTCCGATCACCAATCAAGTCGGCATTTCCATCGAACCGGCCTATCGAACTGTCTCGACCAAAGGGGCAGGACGCACCGACAAGATCCACACAGTCGACGGCGATGTCTTTGAAACCGAAATCGGGACTGATTCGGGCGGTGGAACCGTGCGTCTGAAGGCAAAATCCAACACCGATTGGTGGGAAATCCGCGGCGGAATCGTCATCATGATCTGA